Proteins found in one Camelus bactrianus isolate YW-2024 breed Bactrian camel chromosome X, ASM4877302v1, whole genome shotgun sequence genomic segment:
- the EDA gene encoding ectodysplasin-A isoform X6 has protein sequence MGYPEVERREPLPAAAPRERGSQGCGCRGAPARAGEGNSCRLFLGFFGLSLALHLLTLCCYLELRSELRRERGAESRFGAPGTSGTLSSPGGLDPDGPITRRFGRQYPQQPPLEPGEATLPSDSQDGHQRGVLVR, from the exons ATGGGCTACCCCGAGGTGGAGCGCAGGGAACCCCTGCCcgcggcagcgccgcgggagcggGGGAGCCAGGGCTGCGGCTGTCGCGGGGCCCCTGCCCGGGCAGGCGAAGGGAACAGCTGCCGGCTCTTCCTGGGTTTCTTTGGCCTCTCGCTGGCCCTCCACCTGCTGACGTTGTGCTGCTACCTAGAGTTGCGCTCCGAGTTGCGGCGGGAACGGGGAGCCGAGTCCCGCTTCGGCGCCCCCGGCACCTCTGGCACCCTGAGCAGCCCCGGTGGCCTCGACCCCGACGGTCCCATCACCCGCCGCTTCGGGCGGCAGTACCCACAGCAGCCGCCGCTGGAACCGGGAGAAGCCACACTCCCTTCAGACTCCCAGGACGGTCACCAG CGCGGGGTCCTGGTGCGCTGA